The Scleropages formosus chromosome 3, fSclFor1.1, whole genome shotgun sequence genome contains the following window.
GGAGTTGGTGAAATTAGTGAAGATGACCCCCAACTGGTCAAAGCCTTAGCATGCAGAAGCCATTCATCTCACTGGCAGCTGAATAGAAAATGTGCTACGGTGGGAAAACAAGCAGGTAATGTTTTCTTCAACAACCAcagttttaatgcagtttttttttttaatgatctaTAGCTACCTGGCTTAGTAGGTAACCATCACCCAATGCAGCAAAATGATCCTCAGAGGTCCACTGTAGCCACTTTAGACTGTAGCTGTGTTAATCATGCATTAGAATCCCTCAGCAGTTAGCACTCCAAGCCCCAgaagctacatttacattcaaatgtaaactttaatttcatcatttcaaCCACGTGAAGTTCATCCCAGGAGAAATACAAACATGCCCTGGTCCAACTTTAGAATTTAAGATCCATCACCTCCCTATTTAGACTTTCGTTTTTACCCAACCCTTCAGGACATGCTGAAGCCACAACACTCTCAGATCCAGCAAGAAAAAATTCTGGATATATTCCTGAATCATGTCACACCCTAAAACGTGTGGTATCATTTCACGGAGCTTGTAGAATGTTGTCTATAACAAAAGTAAGGACATGAGCATTTAAGTATTTGTTGGGAGATAATCAAAATGTGTCATCTccagtgggggggggaatcttaGGAGGACCATATTTTACATGTCAGAATGTGGGGGTGGGATTCCCACTGTATCGTAAAGATTATTAGCTGACACTACAGTAAAATCAGTGCACCTCAGCGCTGTAGTTGCCTTCCTGATCAATTGGAGTGCCTGACCATTATAAACATTAGATCTGCCTGTGTTCAGAAGGTGTTCCTGAATCTAGTTTGTCCATTTGTGTACCTACATGTCAGCAGGCTGCCGAGTTATGTGCCCGTGGTGAAATCAGCGACAAAAGGTCACTCACCCCATCCTCATCTCTGTGAGGATTCAGTCTGTTGTACACAGCTTCAATGACGCTGCGCCTGCAAGAGACAAAAGTGTCATGTCTCCAAAATATAAAGCACAGTTCACTGAAATTTCAGTTCTTTCAACTTATGAGTAGGATGTTTCAAGAAGTGCTCCCTACTTGCTAGCAAGGCCACCCCCTGGTGGCAGATTGGCAATGGTCTCTGTGGAGAGGTGGCGCATGACATGAACCAGGTCAGGAATGCTGTCCTCTGCAGACTTCACAATTTCTGCAGGTGGAgttaaacacacaaatgtgtgCTTAGAAAGCCTGATGGGAAATCACAGCAGCCAGAAGTCCCTCGTCCGTCACTACAATAAAGTACAACGGTACTTTTGTGGCTCTCTCACCTTCCACACGCCTCTCCAGGTACCGGTCCAGCTCCGCCTCTCTCCTCACCGCCtcctcacacactttggggcTGTTTGGCAAACACACCAACACCACACTCATGTTGTCACGGCTCCCCTAGAAATAACAGGGGAAAGGGGTGGACATATCCCAAAGCAATCAGAAATGGGTCTCGTACACTCACAGAAAGCCATGTTCTGCAAGCAACACAAGGAGCATAGCATGACAGTTTTGGTACATAGACACTACAAGGCCCATGTAAACTTGGAGGTTTAGAACTGAACACAGTAAACCCTCAACAAGCAGCTCTGCGGAGAGCTGCACTCACTCCTACCTTGTGTAGGCAGGTGTCCACCACTTCGTTGCACACCTTCTCCAAGTCGTCCCACACCTCGAGACGGGAGCGCACAAACTGGCACAGCTCCTCATTGCTCATAACGTCCCAGATGCCGTCGCAGGCCAGCACCATAAACTCATCCTCATCGCATCGCAGGATCTCAAACACCTCGGGCTCAGGAGACACCAGCTGCTCCGTGGGACCCTTGCCATCGACGCACTTGTAGTCGTAGTCACCAAGGGCACGCGAGACGGCCAGTGAGCCGTTCACCCGCTGGATCATGACGGAGCCGCCGGCATTTTGGATGCGCTCTCGCTCACGTGGGTCACAGGGTTTGTGGTCCTGTGTGAAGAAGCGCACTTGTCCGCTGCGACTCAGCACAGCCCGTGAGTCGCCGCAGTTGATGAAGTACAGGTGGCTCGGAGACACCAGCACAGCCACGGCCGTGGAGCCGCTGCGATCTGGCCCACCTTGGGCATCCGAGAAGCCCCGCATGTCCTCGTCTATCTGCAGGAAGCCGGCACGCACTGCGCTCTTGACAGCCTCCACAGTGGGCTCAGCCCGGCCGGCCGTGCGAAAGCCATCGCTGCCTGTAATGCATTCCAGCAGGTGCTGTGAACAGTAGTTGGCCACACGGGACCCGGCATGTCCGTCGTAGACGGCAAAGAAGGACCAGTTCTCCAAGCCCTGTGGCAGGCTCAGCACAGCTGTGTGCGCGTCCTCCATCTCCACACGCCATCCCTGCATGCTGCTCAGGCCAAAGCGCAGCCCATTGCCCTCCCCATGGACATTGTGCTTATCAGTCTTGGGCTTGTCCAGAAACGCCCCCATGGTGCAGGGCGCTGCCAGGGCCTGGCTACAGgaagaatattaaatattaatattaagcaATATTAAACCAAAATGCAAACTTTTAATGCTGAAAATCTGCAGAATGACTTAACCCACTGTCAATATTCCACCCATATGGTCTCATGGTTAGGACCAGACTACACCTGTCTCCTTGATCATTGCACATCAGTCTCATGGTGTATGAGATTTCCTACAAGACATGTAAAGTTCCTTCATGATCCTTTACAAGACCACTTTCCAATCAAACTGTAGCTGAGGTGACTCCACAGCTTATACAGCTTCTGTTGTTTGCTTACAGGAAGAGCTTCTTGGCGTGCAGTAGCTGGACTGTGCTCATCTGCAAGCTTGCAGTGCTGTGAATGGGGCTGCTTTAAGCTCCTTTAATCCAGCCCTGGTGGTAAGCACCTTACACCAGTTCAAAAATAGACTTAGTACCAGATAAATCAGGCAAAGGGGCAAACAGGAGACACTACAGAGTATTACCTACGCAACGGGTCCCAGGGATCAACGAGCCATTTGGCCTTTACTGATCTGTAAAAAAGCTGGACCAGGAGGACTGTGG
Protein-coding sequences here:
- the ppm1bb gene encoding protein phosphatase 1bb isoform X3 — protein: MGAFLDKPKTDKHNVHGEGNGLRFGLSSMQGWRVEMEDAHTAVLSLPQGLENWSFFAVYDGHAGSRVANYCSQHLLECITGSDGFRTAGRAEPTVEAVKSAVRAGFLQIDEDMRGFSDAQGGPDRSGSTAVAVLVSPSHLYFINCGDSRAVLSRSGQVRFFTQDHKPCDPRERERIQNAGGSVMIQRVNGSLAVSRALGDYDYKCVDGKGPTEQLVSPEPEVFEILRCDEDEFMVLACDGIWDVMSNEELCQFVRSRLEVWDDLEKVCNEVVDTCLHKGSRDNMSVVLVCLPNSPKVCEEAVRREAELDRYLERRVEEIVKSAEDSIPDLVHVMRHLSTETIANLPPGGGLASKRSVIEAVYNRLNPHRDEDGWLYR
- the ppm1bb gene encoding protein phosphatase 1bb isoform X1, whose product is MGAFLDKPKTDKHNVHGEGNGLRFGLSSMQGWRVEMEDAHTAVLSLPQGLENWSFFAVYDGHAGSRVANYCSQHLLECITGSDGFRTAGRAEPTVEAVKSAVRAGFLQIDEDMRGFSDAQGGPDRSGSTAVAVLVSPSHLYFINCGDSRAVLSRSGQVRFFTQDHKPCDPRERERIQNAGGSVMIQRVNGSLAVSRALGDYDYKCVDGKGPTEQLVSPEPEVFEILRCDEDEFMVLACDGIWDVMSNEELCQFVRSRLEVWDDLEKVCNEVVDTCLHKGSRDNMSVVLVCLPNSPKVCEEAVRREAELDRYLERRVEEIVKSAEDSIPDLVHVMRHLSTETIANLPPGGGLASKRSVIEAVYNRLNPHRDEDGDAQEADGGNTATHLLEALRQFRINHRGEYRQVLEGALSTFQQPCEAQADSPSPDNESQEPAPAATPIGDPEGSPSGAPSPTA
- the ppm1bb gene encoding protein phosphatase 1bb isoform X2, whose amino-acid sequence is MGAFLDKPKTDKHNVHGEGNGLRFGLSSMQGWRVEMEDAHTAVLSLPQGLENWSFFAVYDGHAGSRVANYCSQHLLECITGSDGFRTAGRAEPTVEAVKSAVRAGFLQIDEDMRGFSDAQGGPDRSGSTAVAVLVSPSHLYFINCGDSRAVLSRSGQVRFFTQDHKPCDPRERERIQNAGGSVMIQRVNGSLAVSRALGDYDYKCVDGKGPTEQLVSPEPEVFEILRCDEDEFMVLACDGIWDVMSNEELCQFVRSRLEVWDDLEKVCNEVVDTCLHKGSRDNMSVVLVCLPNSPKVCEEAVRREAELDRYLERRVEEIVKSAEDSIPDLVHVMRHLSTETIANLPPGGGLASKRSVIEAVYNRLNPHRDEDGSGADLDETW